The following are from one region of the Primulina eburnea isolate SZY01 chromosome 17, ASM2296580v1, whole genome shotgun sequence genome:
- the LOC140818004 gene encoding zinc finger BED domain-containing protein RICESLEEPER 2-like — protein MAIVITKCLLDWGLDKVFTITVDNASSNDTTVKEMSNQLSKWGSNLMDGKHLHVRCVAHIINLIVQDGLKEVGDSVRRVRQAIRYIRQSPARIKKFKDCCELEKITSKKSLCLDVVTRWNSTYLMLKVALEFENAFVSYGIHDPGLLDHLLTHVCEDGKDVGALTSGDWENVRKMEKFLEAFYNLTLRVSGSSYVTSNIYFHEIGELSCVLKLLVESDDSVLATMAKRMKFKFDKYWGAPEKMNR, from the coding sequence ATGGCAATTGTTATCACTAAATGTTTGCTTGATTGGGGTTTGGATAAGGTCTTCACTATCACAGTCGATAATGCTAGTTCGAATGATACTACAGTGAAAGAGATGTCAAACCAATTAAGTAAATGGGGAAGTAATTTGATGGATGGTAAACACCTTCATGTGAGGTGTGTGGCtcatataatcaatctcattGTTCAAGATGGCTTGAAAGAAGTTGGAGATTCTGTGAGACGAGTTAGACAAGCTATAAGATATATTAGACAATCTCCTGCAaggattaaaaaattcaaagattGTTGTGAACTTGAAAAGATAACAAGTAAGAAGTCATTGTGTTTGGATGTTGTTACTAGGTGGAATTCTACTTACTTGATGTTGAAAGTTGCTTTGGAATTTGAAAATGCTTTTGTAAGTTATGGTATTCATGATCCTGGATTGTTGGATCATCTTCTTACCCATGTTTGTGAAGATGGAAAGGATGTAGGTGCATTGACAAGTGGTGATTGGGAAAATGTGAGAAAAATGGAGAAGTTTCTTGAAGCCTTTTATAATCTTACGTTGAGAGTTTCAGGTTCATCATATGTTACTTCAAATATCTACTTTCATGAAATTGGCGAGCTTTCTTGTGTTTTAAAGTTGTTGGTAGAGAGTGATGACAGTGTTTTGGCTACGAtggcaaaaaggatgaaatttaaatttgacaaaTATTGGGGTGCTCCAGAAAAAATGAAtagatga
- the LOC140818128 gene encoding uncharacterized protein yields the protein MKGSGSSTSSENQTPAKCFSGILRGLLCTGSLPTHPSDQFNIKSCTAQIDCRNPEKCSGSEAYNHVDKQAAASSKPGVVARLMGLDSLPASPLSSRQNSKTLGSYFRSRSVNSIDFLSQFDPVHQGCHRRHRRVRTSVSFQEVPSLLALDDKFSVVFPLEEIYETVECGEDQQQIVARKTSVIYEKGKMEKRVRGKSRNAEKFIERTVNKKLPEGRKMETGEGRRSVCTKLQSGSATPKKDFNGRTRVNLKERRAVINKSAMDSRERRPTTKQVKKKNVYGVKKIHPEPTGRGEASHEICSTKHSSSQKNGEIRPITESKTHEKKARNECANVLEAVFRLTQESVNEIDCDWTDGQILKLEDFEDICVQFGGQILEVLLIQIVDELVLLYGTRN from the exons ATGAAAGGTAGTGGTAGTAGTACTTCATCAGAGAATCAGACTCCGGCCAAATGCTTCTCCGGCATTCTGCGCGGCTTGCTCTGCACCGGCAGTCTGCCGACACATCCGTCGGACCAGTTCAATATCAAGTCGTGCACGGCGCAGATCGATTGTCGAAACCCGGAAAAATGTTCGGGGTCTGAGGCTTATAATCATGTGGATAAACAAGCTGCTGCGTCGTCGAAGCCAGGAGTTGTGGCAAGATTAATGGGGTTGGATTCGCTTCCAGCGAGCCCTTTGTCTTCCAGACAGAATTCGAAAACCTTGGGTTCTTACTTCAGAAGCAGGTCGGTGAATTCCATCGATTTTCTCTCGCAATTCGATCCAGTACATCAAGGGTGTCACCGTCGGCACAGGAGGGTTAGAACCTCTGTTTCGTTTCAAGAAGTACCTTCTCTTTTGGCACTCGACGATAAGTTTAGCGTAGTGTTCCCATTAGAGGAAATATATGAAACTGTGGAATGCGGAGAAGATCAGCAGCAGATTGTAGCAAGAAAGACCAGCGTAATATATGAGAAAGGGAAAATGGAGAAGAGGGTCAGGGGAAAATCTAGAAATGCTGAAAAGTTTATAGAGAGAACAGTAAACAAGAAGCTGCCTGAAGGTAGAAAAATGGAGACGGGGGAAGGGAGAAGATCAGTTTGCACTAAGCTTCAGTCGGGTTCGGCGACTCCTAAGAAAGATTTTAATGGAAGAACGAGGGTAAATTTGAAAGAAAGAAGGGCAGTGATCAACAAATCAGCAATGGATTCTAGAGAAAGAAGGCCAACTACGAAGCaagtgaagaagaaaaatgtgtATGGCGTCAAGAAAATACATCCTGAACCAACCGGAAGAG GTGAAGCATCGCACGAAATATGTTCAACGAAACATTCCTCGTCCCAAAAGAATGGAGAAATCAGGCCAATTACCGAGAGCAAAACTCACGAGAAGAAAGCGAGAAATGAGTGCGCAAATGTGTTGGAAGCAGTCTTTAGGTTGACCCAAGAAAGTGTGAACGAGATCGATTGTGACTGGACGGACGGCCAGATCTTGAAGTTGGAAGATTTTGAGGATATATGTGTCCAATTTGGGGGACAGATTCTGGAAGTGTTGTTGATCCAGATTGTAGATGAATTGGTGCTACTTTATGGCACAAGGAATTAG